One Burkholderia sp. 9120 genomic window, CCCGCTTACCGCCAGCGTGAAAGAGATCGATGAGAGATCGATAAAGCGCTGCGCGCGCCTAAACCAGCCCGACCACGAGCGGACCCAGCAGCGTCAGCGCGACGTTGGCGATCGCATACGTGATCGCGAACGGCACCGTCGGCACCGCGCTTTCCGCCTTGTCGAGCACACCGCCGAAGGCCGGATTCGCGCTGCGCGAGCCCGACAGCGCACCGGCCAGAAGCGCCGCGTTGTTGTACTTCAGCACGTAGCGGCCGAACAGCATGGTCAGCAGCAGCGGGAACAATGTGACGAACACGCCGAGCAGGAAGATTGTCATGCCGCTCTGCTTGACCGTCACCACGGCTTGCAGGCCGGAGTTCAGACCCACCACCGCGACGAACGCCGCGAGACCGAAGTCCTTGAGCAACTGCGAAGCCGCCGACGGCATCACGCCGTACATGGGATGCTTGCCGCGCATCCAGCCGAACAGCAGGCCGGCCAGCAGGCAGCCGCCGCCCGAGCCGAGCGTGAGCGGAATGCCGCCCACGTTGACGACGATCAGCCCGATCAGCAAACCGAGCACGAGGCCCACGCCCATGTAGATGAAGTCGGTCTTGTTGGTGTTCGGCAATTCGTAGCCGGCGGCGTCGACGGCGCGCTTGGTGTCTTTCGGCGAGCCGTAGAACGTGATGACGTCGCCATGTTCCAGTTTGGTTTCCGGCAGGATCGGCAGCGGCTGACCGGCGCGCGAAATGTGCTGGATGTAGACGCCGTGGCGCAGGTCGCGGTCCACCACTTCGCGCGCGGCGGCGATCGTCGTGTGGTTCATGCCTTTGCGCGTGAACACGCCGTCGCGGGTCTGCATCACCACGCCGATATCGTCGACGTTGGCGATCTCGTTGCCGTTCGCGCCGAATGCAACAACGGCTTCGCGACGACCCACCACGAGCACTTCGTCGTTGAGCTGCAAGGTCAGATCGGGCGTTGGATCGACGGCCTTGCCGTCGCGTTTGATCTTCTCGACCGTCAACATGTCCTGGTGCAAGGTCTCGACCGCCTTGACGGTCTTGCCGGCGCTGACGTCGATCCGGTACGCGCGTCCTACCAGTTCAGGCAACGCACGAATCTGCCCCGCCGCGAGCGACGTCGACACCCCCGCCGACAACTCGCGCTCCGCGTCGATCGACGCCTCGCGCAAGCCCTGCCCCATGAACTTGGGCAGTATGTTCACGCAGACGATGATCGCGCCCAGCGAGCCGAACACGTAGGTCACCGCGTACGCGATCGCCACGTCCGACTGCAGCGATTTCACCTGATCGGCCGGCAAGCCGAGCCGCGCGATCGCATCGCCCGCCGTGCCGATAATCGCCGACTGCGTCAGCGCGCCGCCCGCGAGCCCGGCCGCGAGGCCCTTGTTCAGATGGAACAGCTTCGCGCACACCACCACGGT contains:
- the aspT gene encoding aspartate-alanine antiporter; protein product: MDWLHHIFQKSPEIALFLSLAAGYFIGQINFGKFQLGGVGGSLLAAVVISQFGVTIDNGVKSVMFAVFIYAVGYDSGPGFFNSLNRKTLREIAMAVFLAVSALITVVVCAKLFHLNKGLAAGLAGGALTQSAIIGTAGDAIARLGLPADQVKSLQSDVAIAYAVTYVFGSLGAIIVCVNILPKFMGQGLREASIDAERELSAGVSTSLAAGQIRALPELVGRAYRIDVSAGKTVKAVETLHQDMLTVEKIKRDGKAVDPTPDLTLQLNDEVLVVGRREAVVAFGANGNEIANVDDIGVVMQTRDGVFTRKGMNHTTIAAAREVVDRDLRHGVYIQHISRAGQPLPILPETKLEHGDVITFYGSPKDTKRAVDAAGYELPNTNKTDFIYMGVGLVLGLLIGLIVVNVGGIPLTLGSGGGCLLAGLLFGWMRGKHPMYGVMPSAASQLLKDFGLAAFVAVVGLNSGLQAVVTVKQSGMTIFLLGVFVTLFPLLLTMLFGRYVLKYNNAALLAGALSGSRSANPAFGGVLDKAESAVPTVPFAITYAIANVALTLLGPLVVGLV